A stretch of Blattabacterium cuenoti DNA encodes these proteins:
- the thrC gene encoding threonine synthase translates to MLYHSLENRYKNLISFEDAVLKGLSPDGSLYIPVSIPKLDTKFIHKLKSYDIDTIAMSIISPYIGKSIPEEVIYRIIHNTLNFSFPLKKIHDHIHVLELFHGPTLAFKDLGAQFMAECLSFFSRKKEKNVTVLVATSGDTGGAVAKGFHKKTGIEVIILYPYNGISCLQKKQITSLGDNILALEIHGNFDDCQNMVKKAFLDKEIQKKYILTTANSINISRWLPQMFYYFLAYRQIKIENPIELIFSVPSGNFGNICAGMMAEKMGLPIKFFIASTNINDTIPRFLKSEKYHPYSVKKTISNAMDIANPSNFSRIWSFLYKKNMYQLRKKLCSYQFTDEETLSIIKTVWKKYKYILDPHGAIGYLGLTQYLQETKNNSSKTAIFLETAHPIKFADHIPPFLRKKIIIPNKLKLFLETKHKIKKTSLSNNFNIFKSWLLERK, encoded by the coding sequence ATGTTGTATCATAGTTTAGAAAATCGTTATAAAAATCTAATATCTTTTGAAGATGCTGTATTAAAAGGGTTATCTCCAGATGGTAGTTTATATATTCCGGTATCTATTCCAAAATTAGATACAAAATTTATTCATAAACTTAAAAGTTATGATATTGATACAATTGCTATGTCGATTATAAGTCCTTATATTGGTAAATCTATTCCAGAGGAAGTCATTTATCGCATTATTCATAATACTTTAAATTTTTCTTTTCCATTGAAAAAAATTCATGATCATATTCATGTATTAGAACTTTTCCATGGCCCTACTTTAGCTTTTAAAGATCTAGGAGCTCAATTTATGGCAGAATGTTTAAGTTTTTTTTCAAGAAAAAAAGAAAAAAATGTAACCGTTTTAGTAGCGACTTCAGGAGATACTGGAGGAGCGGTAGCTAAAGGATTTCATAAAAAAACAGGAATAGAAGTTATAATTTTATATCCATATAATGGAATAAGCTGTTTGCAAAAAAAACAAATTACTTCTCTAGGAGACAACATATTAGCTTTAGAAATTCATGGAAATTTTGATGATTGTCAAAATATGGTTAAAAAAGCTTTCCTCGATAAGGAAATCCAAAAAAAATACATATTAACTACTGCTAACTCTATTAATATATCCAGATGGCTTCCACAAATGTTTTATTATTTTTTAGCTTATAGACAAATAAAAATAGAAAATCCTATAGAATTAATTTTTTCAGTTCCTAGTGGAAATTTTGGTAATATTTGTGCAGGAATGATGGCTGAAAAAATGGGATTACCAATAAAATTTTTTATTGCTTCCACAAATATTAATGATACTATCCCTAGATTTTTAAAATCTGAAAAATATCATCCTTATTCAGTAAAAAAAACTATATCAAATGCTATGGATATAGCTAATCCAAGCAATTTTTCTAGAATATGGAGTTTCTTATATAAAAAAAATATGTATCAATTAAGAAAAAAACTATGTTCTTATCAATTTACAGATGAAGAAACATTATCTATTATAAAAACGGTATGGAAAAAATATAAATATATTCTTGATCCTCATGGAGCTATCGGTTATTTAGGATTAACACAATATCTACAAGAAACTAAAAATAATTCGTCCAAAACAGCTATATTTTTAGAAACTGCTCATCCTATTAAATTTGCAGATCATATACCACCTTTTTTACGAAAAAAAATTATTATTCCTAATAAATTGAAACTTTTTTTAGAAACGAAACATAAAATAAAAAAAACATCATTATCCAATAATTTTAATATTTTTAAAAGTTGGTTACTAGAAAGAAAGTAA
- a CDS encoding homoserine kinase encodes MKGIKIFAPATVANLACGFDVIGLALDFPKDEIFLYKSNNPGIRINRIDGASLPNDPKKNVAFVALQFLLSKYQQKQKFERFERKKEIGFEIELIKNIHPGSGIGSSAASAAGVVFGANILLGNPFNTRQLIRFAMEGERVASGTAHADNVAPAIMGGLTLVRSYKPLDITRLNVPNELWISIIHPQIEIRTSDAREILKQKILMTDAIRQWGNIGALVAGLYQEDYGLISRSLEDVIVEPIRAMLIPSFYELKIKCKEIGALGGGISGSGPSVFMLSKGNHTAKKVTEVMNLVYSPLKVDYKTYTSPINRKGVKWSKII; translated from the coding sequence ATGAAGGGGATAAAGATTTTTGCACCAGCTACTGTGGCTAATCTAGCTTGTGGGTTCGATGTAATTGGATTAGCTTTAGATTTTCCAAAAGACGAAATTTTTCTATATAAATCAAATAATCCAGGAATAAGAATCAATAGAATTGATGGGGCTTCATTGCCTAATGATCCAAAAAAAAATGTAGCTTTTGTCGCTTTACAATTTTTATTAAGTAAGTATCAACAAAAACAAAAATTTGAAAGATTTGAAAGAAAAAAAGAAATAGGATTTGAAATAGAATTAATAAAAAACATTCATCCTGGAAGTGGAATAGGATCTAGTGCCGCTAGTGCAGCTGGAGTCGTTTTTGGAGCTAATATTCTTCTAGGAAACCCTTTTAACACTAGACAACTAATACGTTTTGCCATGGAAGGAGAACGTGTAGCAAGTGGAACCGCCCATGCCGATAATGTTGCTCCTGCTATTATGGGAGGATTAACTTTGGTAAGAAGTTATAAGCCTTTAGATATTACTAGATTAAATGTACCTAATGAATTATGGATTAGTATAATCCATCCACAAATTGAAATAAGAACATCAGATGCAAGAGAAATATTAAAACAAAAGATATTAATGACCGATGCTATCCGACAATGGGGAAATATAGGAGCATTAGTAGCAGGACTATATCAAGAAGATTATGGATTGATAAGTAGGTCACTAGAAGATGTTATTGTGGAACCTATCCGAGCTATGCTTATTCCATCATTTTATGAATTAAAAATAAAATGTAAAGAAATAGGAGCTTTAGGAGGAGGAATATCTGGTTCAGGCCCTTCTGTTTTTATGTTGAGTAAAGGAAATCATACAGCTAAAAAAGTCACTGAAGTAATGAATCTCGTTTATTCTCCACTAAAAGTAGACTATAAAACTTACACTTCTCCTATTAATAGAAAAGGAGTTAAGTGGTCTAAAATTATTTAA